GCAGACACGGATATTTCCCGCCAAGTGGATTTTCAAAATCTGGTGGTGCGTGCGAGCGGCGATCAATTGGTAAGACTTAGAGATGTAGCGGATATTGAGTTGGGAGCGGAGACTTACGATAGCTCGGTGACATTTAACGGGCAGTCTGCAACTTTTATTGCTATTGAAGTCGCCCCCAATGCAAACTCCTTGGATGTTATCAAACATGTACGGGAAAAGCTGGAGAGTGAAATTTTTCCCCAGCTACCGGAGGGGATGCAGGGAGAAATTCCCTATGACAGTACTGAGTATATTCAGGACTCTATTTCTGAGGTGGTGCGTACCATTGTCGAGGCAGTGATCATCGTTATCGTGGTCATCTACCTGTTTCTGGGGTCTTTGCGCAGTGTTTTGATTCCTGCCATCGCGCTTCCTCTCTCCCTAGTGGGTGCAATGTTTCTGATGCTGTTGATGGGCTTTTCCATCAACTTGCTAACTCTATTAAGTATGGTGCTGGCTATTGGCATAGTCGTGGATGATGCGATTATCGTTTTGGAAAATGTGCACCGCCATATTGAAGAGGGGCTCACGCCGCGTGAAGCAGCCATTGTAGGGGCTCGAGAACTTGCATGGCCAGTAGTAGCCATGACTACCACTTTGATCGCCGTGTATATTCCTATTGGCTTTCTCGGTGGCCTTACCGGAACTCTGTTTATCGAGTTTGCGTTTTCTCTCGCCGGTGCCGTGCTGCTATCGGGAGTGGTCGCGCTAACACTTTCACCAATGATGGCTTCTAGGATACTGAAGCCGCGTGACGGTGGAGGGACACGCTTGGAGGCCTGGTTAGAGCGGCGCTTTGCGAATTTACAGAAGGGTTTTGAAAAGCGCTTGCACAACGCATTAGAGGAACGCAGCGTTATTTTGCTTTTCGGCTTGATTGTTTTGGTGAGCTGTTATTTTCTTTTTATTACTTCACCGCAGGAGCTGGAGCCTACAGAGGATCGGGGTTTGGTCCTCACTATATCCACAGCAGATGCTTATGCCACACTGGATTATGTTGAGCAATATACAGGGGAGTTGGTGGATATTGCTGATCTCTATACTGAGGTGGAAAATATTTTCTTGCTCAATGGCGCCGGTACTTTTAGCAGTGGTGTCAATAATGCTACGGCGGGTTTTGTATTAGGGCCCTGGGAAAAGCGCAAACGTGACACTGCACAAATGCAGGAACTAATCAGTGAGGATGTGCGCAAAATCGCTGGTCTTAAAGTGGCTGTGGTTGTGCCGCCGAGTTTGCCCACTGCAGGTGGTCAACTGCCGGTGGAATTTGTTATCGGGGCAACAGAGCCAGTGGAGAATCTCGCCGATGTTGCCAGTGAAATCATGGCAAAGGCCTTGCAAAGCAGGAAGTTCATTTTTCTGGACTCCGATCTGAAAATTGATAAGCCTAAGGTCGTTATTGAAATAGACCGAGAGAAGGCTGCGACTATGGGGGTGGATATGGTGAACCTTAGTCGTGACCTGGGGGCAATGCTTTCCGGTGCTTATGTTAATCGCTTTTCACTCGATAATCGTAGTTATAAGGTGATCCCCCAGGTCGAGCGAGTTGATCGCCTGACTCCTGCTCAGTTGAAGCAATATTATATCCGGGCGATTAACGGGGACCTGGTTCCTATTAATACCCTGATTAATCTGCGCCAAATCGTTGAACCACAGCAATTAAAACGCTTCCAGCAACTTAATGCGGTTACGATATCCGGGGTGCCGCGCCCGGGTGTCACCCTAGGTGAAGCGTTGGACGTTTTGGAAAATGCGGCGAGGCAAATACTGCCAGCCGAGTATTCTGTGGACTACTCCGGTCAATCCCGTCAATTCAAAACGGAAGGTTCTGAATTAGTCATAACTTTTTTCTTCGCACTGATAGTAATTTATCTGGTGCTGGCGGCCCAGTTTGAGTCCTGGCGCGACCCTCTCATTATGTTAGTGACTGTCCCAATGAGTGTGTGCGGCGCTATGATCTTTGTAAGCCTGGGTCTAACCACACTTAATATCTACACCCAGGTGGGACTGGTGACTCTAATCGGCGTTATCTCCAAGCATGGAATTCTAATTGTGGAGTTTGCCAATAAATTACAAATGGGGGGAGTGGATAAGCGTACCGCTATAGAGGAGGCTACTTCTATTCGTCTGCGGCCTGTATTGATGACAACGGCATCACTGGTGCTGGCAATGGTGCCACTGTTGATTGCTTCAGGGCCCGGTGGTGGGGCCCGTTTTGCCATGGGGCTGGTCGTCGCCTCGGGTATGACGATTGGCACATTGTTTACCCTTTTTGTGGTGCCTGCCATGTATCTTTATTTGGGGCGGGATTACGAAAAGATAAGGGCACAAGTGCAGGGCAATTAATAGCCTCGTGCATGATACTTTTAAGCGTCGAGGATACCCCTTGTGGTGTTACTACGGCGGAACTCACTGGGAGTAACCCCCTCGTGTTTTTTAAAGAAGCGGGTAAATACCGCGCGCTCGGCAAAGTGCAGCTTTATTGCAATACTCTCGACAGATTCACTGGAGGACAGCAGTAGGCGTTTGGTCAGGGCCAGGGTGACACTGTCTTTTAGCTCCTGAAAAGTAACTCCCTGTTCTTTCAATCTCCTTTGCAGGGTGCGGCCGCTGGTGCGAAAGTGAGCGGCGGCCTGTTTAATGGTGACTTCTTCGCGGAGAATGTGTTTTTCCAGCCATGAGCGCAGGCTCGCGGCTAAGTTGTAACTCGATAGCGTATTGTGTAGGACAGTTTTTAAAACATTTCGGCTCTGGCTACGCAGTAACTTGTGGTAGCTGGGGATAGGAAAATCCAGTGTTTCAGAGCCAAGAATAATGGCGTTGGTATCACAGTCAAATTCTACTGGGCTTTGGAATATACGGGCATAAATAGAATCATCCTCAGGTTTTGGCCTGCGCAACTTAACACCGCATACCTCAGTAAACTGGGGATTCAGCGTACGCAATAATTCTGCGATTCGGGCCATTAACATTTCGGCAAAGAAATGATTTACCGGTTCGCTAAATAATTCTAAGCGCCATTGCAGAGTGAGGACTTCAAATTCTTTTTCTTGTCTTGTTTCGAATCTTAGTAGCGGTGCCAGGGTTTGCGATAAAACAATTTCCGCAGGGCGCAGTATTTCCCGTGGCCGCCGCAGAGAGGGTTGCGCCTCGATAATGGTTTCTTCCAGCCACAAGATAATAGGAAAGCGACTGAAACTGAGTCCCGGCGAAGAAACTGGGGAAAGTGCTACCAGATTTTCAATCAGTGCATTGAACTCGCTGTAACTCAGTCGCTCGTTCTCGCGGGGATTCCAGCTAAATGCGAAAGGCAGCCGCTCAATTAGAGTGCCAATAGGAATACCCAGCCGCGCAGCAGCTGTAACGAAATAGGGTGCAAATATTTTAGGCACGCCGGCATGGCCGGACATATTTTTATTCTGGTCTCTCA
The DNA window shown above is from Microbulbifer variabilis and carries:
- a CDS encoding efflux RND transporter permease subunit is translated as MNFTEIFIRKPVLASVVSLFIFLLGLRSITELNIRQYPELENAVITVTTVYVGADSDLVQGFITTPLEQEIATADGIDYMVSTSVQGLSTINAYVRFDYDPNEVLTQIVAKVNKLRSDLPEESEDSSVEMQQGETTAAMYLSFSSEILANNQITDYLVRVVQPKLATIAGVQRARLLGDSTFAMRAWLKPKEMAALEVTPEDVANALRNNNILSAAGATKGSRVAIEIRADTDISRQVDFQNLVVRASGDQLVRLRDVADIELGAETYDSSVTFNGQSATFIAIEVAPNANSLDVIKHVREKLESEIFPQLPEGMQGEIPYDSTEYIQDSISEVVRTIVEAVIIVIVVIYLFLGSLRSVLIPAIALPLSLVGAMFLMLLMGFSINLLTLLSMVLAIGIVVDDAIIVLENVHRHIEEGLTPREAAIVGARELAWPVVAMTTTLIAVYIPIGFLGGLTGTLFIEFAFSLAGAVLLSGVVALTLSPMMASRILKPRDGGGTRLEAWLERRFANLQKGFEKRLHNALEERSVILLFGLIVLVSCYFLFITSPQELEPTEDRGLVLTISTADAYATLDYVEQYTGELVDIADLYTEVENIFLLNGAGTFSSGVNNATAGFVLGPWEKRKRDTAQMQELISEDVRKIAGLKVAVVVPPSLPTAGGQLPVEFVIGATEPVENLADVASEIMAKALQSRKFIFLDSDLKIDKPKVVIEIDREKAATMGVDMVNLSRDLGAMLSGAYVNRFSLDNRSYKVIPQVERVDRLTPAQLKQYYIRAINGDLVPINTLINLRQIVEPQQLKRFQQLNAVTISGVPRPGVTLGEALDVLENAARQILPAEYSVDYSGQSRQFKTEGSELVITFFFALIVIYLVLAAQFESWRDPLIMLVTVPMSVCGAMIFVSLGLTTLNIYTQVGLVTLIGVISKHGILIVEFANKLQMGGVDKRTAIEEATSIRLRPVLMTTASLVLAMVPLLIASGPGGGARFAMGLVVASGMTIGTLFTLFVVPAMYLYLGRDYEKIRAQVQGN
- a CDS encoding AraC family transcriptional regulator, with translation MRDQNKNMSGHAGVPKIFAPYFVTAAARLGIPIGTLIERLPFAFSWNPRENERLSYSEFNALIENLVALSPVSSPGLSFSRFPIILWLEETIIEAQPSLRRPREILRPAEIVLSQTLAPLLRFETRQEKEFEVLTLQWRLELFSEPVNHFFAEMLMARIAELLRTLNPQFTEVCGVKLRRPKPEDDSIYARIFQSPVEFDCDTNAIILGSETLDFPIPSYHKLLRSQSRNVLKTVLHNTLSSYNLAASLRSWLEKHILREEVTIKQAAAHFRTSGRTLQRRLKEQGVTFQELKDSVTLALTKRLLLSSSESVESIAIKLHFAERAVFTRFFKKHEGVTPSEFRRSNTTRGILDA